TGTGGGGAAGTTCTTTTACTATTACCTCTAAAGATTGTATTTTTATGCTTGGGTCATTATGAGGAATGGAAAACATTTTTTTTAGAATTTCTAATGACTTATCTAACTGCTTATTATTCTTATAAATTTCCGAAAGCATAATAAGTAATTGCATATTGTCGGGATATTTCTCTAAATTACCCTCTAATAATTTTGTGGCTTCTGATGTTTTTTTTTCTTCTACTAATAGCCGCACTAATAATATAACATGAGACAAGGCAGGGGGAAAGGTGGAAATATATTTTTTTAACTCTTCTGTGAGATACCTCATGTTTTTTTGTTGTATGTATATTTCCTGCCTTCTTTCGCTTATTTCTGCGGTGAATCCATAGTATTTTTCTGCTTTCTCTAAGGTAGAGAGGGCTTTTTCATATTGTTTTAATTGTATATACTCCGATGTTAAATCAAAATAATATATTTCTGTATTTGCTATAGTGCTTATCATTTGTTCATATCGCTCTGCCGCTTTGTCGAAACGAGAAACATTATCATATAATATGATAGCCAAAAGGTAATAATACTTATTATTTTTTTCTCTTTCTAAAGCATTTTCAATGAAAAAAATGGCTTTCTCCATATCTTGTGACTGCTCGTAAATGCAAGATATTCTATAATGAACAGCCGCATTATGAGGGTTCAGTCTCATAGATTTTTCAAAAAAAGATTTTGATTTTGGGTAGTTTTCTATAAGAAAATACCTCTCACCTTCCATAAATAAATCAATTGCTTCTGCACTGTCTTTGGGAGATACATTTTCTCTCTTTTGTCCGTAAAGGGAACCACTTATAACACAAAAAAATAAAAAAAATACTTGTTTTTTGAGATTGAGAATCATAAAAAAGAGATAATAGAGATTTTTGAATTGGCTAAAAACAATATAAAAACCTCCTTACGAAGAAGTAAATATTTGCATAAATCCCTTT
This DNA window, taken from Chitinophagaceae bacterium, encodes the following:
- a CDS encoding tetratricopeptide repeat protein, whose product is MILNLKKQVFFLFFCVISGSLYGQKRENVSPKDSAEAIDLFMEGERYFLIENYPKSKSFFEKSMRLNPHNAAVHYRISCIYEQSQDMEKAIFFIENALEREKNNKYYYLLAIILYDNVSRFDKAAERYEQMISTIANTEIYYFDLTSEYIQLKQYEKALSTLEKAEKYYGFTAEISERRQEIYIQQKNMRYLTEELKKYISTFPPALSHVILLVRLLVEEKKTSEATKLLEGNLEKYPDNMQLLIMLSEIYKNNKQLDKSLEILKKMFSIPHNDPSIKIQSLEVIVKELPHKVLGEHARELAEIIRNTHPEYPNAYNISGDIEMIEKNKELAVVYYKKSLSLDESQYNVWRALTILHSELSNHTEAIKNTTAALELFPNQAELYYFNGASYSFLKQHTEAIHYLEMGKKYVQFDPQGLENFNALLGDEYNYVQNHEKSDNAYEEVLKINPNNDYVLNNYAYFLSLRKEKLDKAIIMGKKVIENNPTNATYLDTYAWVLYMKGNYFDAKVVLEKALQDTKNISGTIIEHYGDVLFKLGKTDLAVEEWKKAKEMKNTSTLIDKKIIHKTLYEE